A stretch of the Sulfurimonas sp. HSL3-1 genome encodes the following:
- a CDS encoding ABC transporter ATP-binding protein, translating into MAAVIEVNNVVTRFGERLVHDGVSLHVNAGEIYGFLGPSGCGKSTLMREIILLEPIQSGTIRLFGEPLDTLSFDAAQTLRRRWGVLFQSNALFTSLNVAENIAVMLKEYTALPAALIDEIVAFKLDIVGLTPNEGKLYPSQLSGGMKKKVALARALALDPPLLFLDEPTSGLDPVSAREFDALIMRLRDMLQLTVVMVTHDLASIETTLDRMAIIDERRIAAEGTLSEVKEVPSPFIRTFFGGDVS; encoded by the coding sequence CACGTCAATGCCGGGGAGATCTACGGTTTTCTCGGCCCCAGCGGCTGCGGCAAATCGACGCTGATGCGCGAGATCATCCTTCTTGAGCCGATCCAGAGCGGGACTATCCGCCTTTTCGGCGAACCGCTTGATACGCTCTCTTTCGACGCGGCACAGACGCTGCGGCGCCGATGGGGGGTGCTGTTCCAGTCCAATGCCCTTTTCACCTCGCTGAACGTGGCCGAAAACATTGCCGTGATGCTCAAGGAGTACACAGCGCTCCCGGCCGCGCTGATCGACGAGATCGTCGCCTTCAAACTGGACATCGTCGGGCTTACGCCCAACGAGGGGAAGCTCTACCCCTCTCAGCTCAGCGGGGGGATGAAAAAGAAGGTGGCCCTGGCCCGGGCACTGGCGCTGGACCCGCCGCTGCTTTTTCTGGACGAACCGACCTCGGGGCTGGACCCCGTTTCGGCCCGGGAGTTTGACGCCCTGATCATGCGGCTGCGGGACATGCTACAATTAACCGTAGTAATGGTCACCCACGACCTCGCCTCGATCGAGACGACCCTCGACCGGATGGCGATTATCGACGAGCGGCGCATCGCCGCCGAGGGGACGCTGTCGGAGGTCAAAGAGGTGCCGAGTCCGTTTATCCGTACATTTTTTGGAGGTGACGTGTCGTGA